In Methanobacterium spitsbergense, a single genomic region encodes these proteins:
- a CDS encoding prenyltransferase: MYFLIGALFALLLNAQFVLSKFIWGYLILFMASMAIHYANDYFDFEVDHFGTPTTFTGGSGILVENPELRGISKNLAIFFIIISIIIGALFTVIYSYPISFFLFVLVGNALVWFYSAPPIKLSYRRLGEFANAINGFILPAMGYFVVMGTIDLPFIIFSIPFVFLQLMFTVGVEIPDLEGDKLGNKITWTVSKGREFSFKLLGILAILTTTSFIVLSLTNLFPQSINFLILALISVISLSLGIVAIIKRPIAKIPATKLATLNVATVFVVIILVNCYFVYVLA; this comes from the coding sequence ATGTACTTTTTAATAGGAGCCCTGTTTGCTCTTCTATTAAATGCACAATTCGTTTTATCTAAATTTATTTGGGGATATTTAATTCTGTTTATGGCCAGTATGGCTATCCATTATGCCAATGATTATTTTGATTTTGAAGTCGACCATTTTGGTACTCCTACTACCTTCACAGGTGGAAGTGGTATCCTAGTTGAAAATCCCGAATTAAGAGGAATATCAAAAAATTTGGCAATATTTTTTATTATCATATCCATAATCATTGGGGCATTATTTACGGTTATTTATTCATATCCAATTTCATTCTTCTTGTTCGTATTAGTTGGAAACGCTCTAGTATGGTTTTATTCCGCTCCTCCCATTAAATTATCATATCGTAGATTAGGAGAATTTGCAAATGCAATAAATGGCTTTATACTGCCTGCAATGGGTTATTTTGTTGTAATGGGTACAATTGATCTCCCATTCATAATTTTCTCAATACCCTTTGTGTTTTTACAACTAATGTTTACTGTAGGAGTTGAAATTCCTGATCTGGAAGGGGATAAATTAGGCAATAAAATTACTTGGACAGTATCTAAAGGACGTGAATTCAGTTTTAAATTACTTGGAATATTAGCAATACTTACCACAACTTCATTTATAGTTTTATCATTAACTAATCTATTTCCTCAAAGCATTAATTTTCTTATACTCGCCCTCATTTCAGTTATTTCTTTAAGTTTGGGGATCGTTGCAATAATTAAAAGACCTATAGCTAAAATACCAGCTACAAAACTAGCCACACTTAATGTTGCAACGGTTTTCGTTGTTATAATCCTTGTAAATTGTTACTTCGTTTATGTGTTAGCTTAA
- the rd gene encoding rubredoxin produces the protein MKKYQCSGCQYVYNPEVGDPDQGVAPGTPFEDLPDDWVCPLCGLDKDLFKMK, from the coding sequence ATGAAAAAATATCAATGTTCAGGCTGTCAGTATGTCTACAATCCCGAAGTAGGAGACCCAGATCAAGGAGTAGCACCAGGAACACCCTTTGAAGATTTACCCGATGACTGGGTATGTCCATTGTGTGGGCTTGATAAAGACCTATTTAAAATGAAATAA